TATTTCAGAAATGGCGGAAGAAAGAATTGGTAAGGTGGAAGATATCGTATCTCTTGGAGACACCATCCGTGTCAAAGTTAAGGAAATCGATAGTCAGAAACGAATCAACCTTTCCCGTAAAGCCGTTTTGATCGACGAGAAAAAAGATGAAGAAGCGAATGTAAATAAATAATAGTGAGAAGAAGAGCTGGCCCGCCAGTCTCTTTTTTTCCTTTAACAAACAAGTCTAACGTACTCGCATGGATCATATACTGTCTCTAGAGGTGGTTGTCCATGAATAAGAGAACGGTTGGGCTTTTTTTTATTCTGCTGTCATTTTTGGCCGGATTAGTACTTGCCTATTGGACAGTGGAGGAAGTTGTCTCCGTGAATGTGGATGCAGAAGATCCACTATATAAGGAAATAGAAGAGAGAAAATCGAAATACGAGTGGAAGGTGGAAGATGCGCGGATCGATTCTGTCTGGAAGAAGACACCGGGGATTATGGGCAGGAAAGTAAACGTAGAGGCATCCTACAAAAAGATGAAGAAGAAAGGGACGTTTGATTCTGACCTGTTTGTTTATAAACGCATCACACCTAAGGTTTCTCTTGATGATCTCCCTCCTTCCCCCATCTATCGGGGACATCCGGATAAGGAAGCTGTGACCCTTCTCATTAATGTGTCCTGGGGGGAAGAGTATCTGCCGGACATGATTGAGACTCTTTCGGAGCATCAGGTGAAAGCGAACTTCTTTATTGACGGGGCATTCGCAAAAGAATTCACCAATCTTGTTCAAATGATAGAAGAAGAGGGACACACCATCGGAAGTCATGGATATATGCATAAAGATATGGCGAGAATGTCGAAAGAGCAGGCAACAGCCAATTTGGAACAGGCGGATGAGCTTTTATTCGGTTTGACAAAAGAGAACATCACCTATTTCGCCCCTCCTTCCGGCAGCTATTCACAGACGGCTGTGGAAGCAGCGGATGAGATGGGAATGGAAACGATCCTTTGGACCGTAGATACTATAGACTGGAAGAAGCCGACAAAGGATGTGCTGCTTAACAGGGTGCTGGGTAAAGTTCATAACGGAGCTACCATTCTCATGCATCCGACGGAAGTGACGAGAGACAGTCTCGGGGAGCTTATTGAGGGCATTCAGGATAAGGGATACAAGATTACAGCACTGCCTTCATTCTTATCAGAAGAACGTTAGAGGAAGAGGTGCGGTACAGGATGCGCATGAAATCATTGGCTAAAAAGCAGGTCATCGATGTTGATAATGGAGAGAAATTGGGGGTGCTGGGGAAAGCTGATCTTATCATCGATCCCGCATCAGGGACCATCAAATCCCTTGTTATTATGAACCACGGCTTGATCGGCATTGGCACGTCGAAAAAGGAACTGACCATTGAATGGAGTCAGATTAAAACCATTGGGGATGAAACGATCCTTCTCCACAGACGCTGAAGAAAGGATCCAATCATCATCCACCACGGCTTTTTGCTGTGGTGTTTTTTTGTGTTTAAAGCAAATCACTATCTTGGCGTTACGGCATAGGATACAAGGAGATAAGATCATAGAAAGAAGGAGACATCCGTAATGCTAACAGGATATCATGTAGCGGTAATAGGAGGAGATGCCCGGCAGATCGAACTGATCAGGCGCTTGAATGAGTGGGATGCCACGGTGTATTTGGCGGGGTTCGATCAATTAAATGAAAGCTTCAGAGAGGCAGTGGAGCTTGATTTTGAAAGCCAGCAAGCAGAGAAACTCGATGCCGTCATCCTTCCCGTTGCGGGGACGGACGATCAGGGAAGAATTGAGGGGATTTTCTCCAATCAACTCATCGATTTATCGGAAGAATGGTTAAAGCGGACACCGGAGCATTGTCAGATTTTCACCGGAATCACAAACACTTACCTGACTAATCTTGCAAGTCGGGCAGGCCGTAAGCTGGTTCCGCTTATGGACCGGGATGATGTGGCCATTTACAATTCCATTCCCACGGTGGAAGGAACGCTCATGCTCGTCATACAGCATACAGACTTCACGATACACGGATCCAAAGTGATTGTATTTGGTCTGGGACGTGTAGGTGTCGGTCTTGCAAGGACGTTCCATCATCTTGGTGCCGACGTCTCCGTGGGAGTCCGGACCCCGGAAAGTGCAGCAAGAGTATATGAAATGGGTTTAAAACCAATTGATATGAATGATATAACAGATAAAGACATGGGCTGCGATATTCTTTTGAATACGGTACCTCATCCTGTTGTCGATGCTGCCATTATAAAGCAGTTGCCTTCTCATGCGCTCATATTGGATCTTGCTTCCAAACCGGGAGGGACAGATTTCAAATATGCAGATAAACGAGGGATCAAAGCTTTACTTGCACCCGGCCTCCCGGGGATTGTAGCACCGAAAACCGCAGGGAGAATTATAGCAGATGTGGTCCAGAGGCTTCTGGACCACAAAGCGCGGAAGGAGAATGGATGATGACAACATTAAAAGGAAAAGTAATCGGTTTCGGATTGACCGGATCGCACTGCACGTATCACGAAGTGTTTCCTATCATGC
This sequence is a window from Bacillus sp. SB49. Protein-coding genes within it:
- the dpaA gene encoding dipicolinic acid synthetase subunit A, whose product is MLTGYHVAVIGGDARQIELIRRLNEWDATVYLAGFDQLNESFREAVELDFESQQAEKLDAVILPVAGTDDQGRIEGIFSNQLIDLSEEWLKRTPEHCQIFTGITNTYLTNLASRAGRKLVPLMDRDDVAIYNSIPTVEGTLMLVIQHTDFTIHGSKVIVFGLGRVGVGLARTFHHLGADVSVGVRTPESAARVYEMGLKPIDMNDITDKDMGCDILLNTVPHPVVDAAIIKQLPSHALILDLASKPGGTDFKYADKRGIKALLAPGLPGIVAPKTAGRIIADVVQRLLDHKARKENG
- a CDS encoding polysaccharide deacetylase family protein — its product is MNKRTVGLFFILLSFLAGLVLAYWTVEEVVSVNVDAEDPLYKEIEERKSKYEWKVEDARIDSVWKKTPGIMGRKVNVEASYKKMKKKGTFDSDLFVYKRITPKVSLDDLPPSPIYRGHPDKEAVTLLINVSWGEEYLPDMIETLSEHQVKANFFIDGAFAKEFTNLVQMIEEEGHTIGSHGYMHKDMARMSKEQATANLEQADELLFGLTKENITYFAPPSGSYSQTAVEAADEMGMETILWTVDTIDWKKPTKDVLLNRVLGKVHNGATILMHPTEVTRDSLGELIEGIQDKGYKITALPSFLSEER
- a CDS encoding YlmC/YmxH family sporulation protein, which produces MRMKSLAKKQVIDVDNGEKLGVLGKADLIIDPASGTIKSLVIMNHGLIGIGTSKKELTIEWSQIKTIGDETILLHRR